In Tsuneonella sp. CC-YZS046, the genomic window CTGGGCTTCGAAGAAACGCGGATCGTTCAGCTCTTCCTGCCGGAAGTCCGGCTGGACCAGCGTGACCGGCAAATGGCCTTCGCGCCCCTTGCCCGCGGGCGAATGCATGGCAGCGACGAGCAGCGCCACAAGGGCGCCGAGCGGCACCATGCGGCGGCCCAGCGCCAGCAGAAGACCGGCCCCCGGCAACAGAACCGCCAGTCCCGACAAGGCGTAGGTTCCCAGCCACGGCAGCAGCGCGGCAACGCCCTGGGAATGGAACCCGCCCAGCAGGACCGCGCCCAGCGGATTCCACGGATAGCCGGTGAACACCCAGCCGCGCAGCCATTCGCTGACGATCCAGCACCCGGCGAAAGCCAGCACGGCCGGCCAGCCCAGCCTGTTCCCGGCGATCATTCGCGCGGCAAGGGCGGCGAACGCGGGGTAGACCGCAAGATAGAGCGAGAGGAGAGGAACCGCCGCCCAGCCCAGCAGCGCGGGCATTTCGGCCTGATAGGTAAAGGCCGTGGCGATCCAGTTGTTGCCGAGCGTGAAATGGGCAAGGCCGAACAGCCAGCCGAGCAGCGCCGCGTCACGGCGGCGTTCGGTGCGCATCGTCAGGGCGAGCAGGCCCGCCATCGCAAGCAGCGTGAGCGGCCATAGCGCCAGCGGGCGAAAGCCGAGCGCGGCCAGGGCGCCAAGCCCCAGCGCGCTCCAGCGCGGATGCGTCTCAAGCCATGCGAATACGGAAGCCGCCCTGTTCATCGCCCTGCATTTGGCCGCAAGGCCGCCGCCAGGCAAGCGGGCTTTCCGGCCTGCCGAATGACTGTCCTATTCGCGGAAACGGAACGATCCGCAAGCAAGCCCGCGATCAGCCGGCCTTTTCCAGCGGTTCGCCATCATTCTCGACCGGCGCGGCCCGGGGACGGCGGGGCGCACGCTTGCGCGGCGCCGGCTTTTCCTCGGCTTCGCTATCGCTTGCGCCGATAGGGGGCGGCAGGGACGAAGGATCGAGCGCAAGGGTCGGCTGGTCGCCGGATTCCCCTTCCTCCGCAGCCTCTTCGGCCGGCTGACGGCGCCGGGTATTGGTCCGGGTGCGCGTATTGCGGCGAATGAAGGGATTGTCGGCCGGTTCATAGGATACGCCCGGCACGCCGTCCTCAGCCTGCTCGACATCTTCCGCATCCTCGACGGCAGGCCCGGTTTCGCGCGGTTCAGCGCGCCCGCGCCCACGCGGCGGCGGGCTGTCATAGCTGCCGTCGTCGTCATATTCGTCGGACTGCGAATCGCCCGGCTGAAAGCGTTCTTCCTCGCGGCGCGCGCGCTGCTCTTCCTGCCGGGCACGGCCATCGGCAATCACCCGGAAATAGTGATCGGCGAACTGGAGATAATACTCCGCCTGCACACGATCCCCGTTGAGCGAGGCGTCATGTGCCAGCTTCCTGTATTTTTCCAGCAACTGGGGTGCATTGCCCCGCGCGCGGCTGTCGATCCGGTTGACTTGGTTGCCGCCCTGCGAACGATTATTGCCGCGACCCCTGCGGCGATTGTTACGATTGTTGTTCAAGGGAAATTCTATCCTCAATCGAGACCGGCAGGGAACCAACCCTTTCGATCGCACATTCCCGCGCCATGGCCAGTAGCCCAGTCATGGGCCCTTCATCTGCAGATTTAGCGAAG contains:
- a CDS encoding DUF4167 domain-containing protein; the protein is MNNNRNNRRRGRGNNRSQGGNQVNRIDSRARGNAPQLLEKYRKLAHDASLNGDRVQAEYYLQFADHYFRVIADGRARQEEQRARREEERFQPGDSQSDEYDDDGSYDSPPPRGRGRAEPRETGPAVEDAEDVEQAEDGVPGVSYEPADNPFIRRNTRTRTNTRRRQPAEEAAEEGESGDQPTLALDPSSLPPPIGASDSEAEEKPAPRKRAPRRPRAAPVENDGEPLEKAG